AAGAAGCGACGCGCTATGAAAAAACCTTGCGTGTCTACGAAGATGCTGCAATAAAAAATCGCACATCATTGTCACTACTTAATATTGGACAAGGGTTGCTCATCGCCTGCGGTTTGTTTGTGGTAATGATGCTGGCAGGCATAGGTGTCGCCGAAGAGCGATATACACCGGGCGATTTCGTTGTGGTGTACAGCTACATTTTGCAACTCTATCTACCGCTTAATTTTTTAGGATCGGTATATCGTGAAATCCGCCAGGCGGTAACCGATATGGACAGGATGTTTTCATTGTTGGATGAAAAACAAGAAGTTTTTGATCTCCCAGGCGCGCCAGCATTTATTCCCGCTGGCGGCGCGATTGAATTTCGTAATGTTCGTTTCGGCTACGGGCGCGGCGACGTGCTGAACGGCGTGTCTTTTACAGTGGCGGCGGGGAATAAAGTAGCTATTGTTGGCCCTTCCGGTTCGGGCAAATCCACCATCGCACGACTGCTGTTTCGCTTTTATGATCCACAAAACGGCACCATTTTGATTGACGACCAAGATATTCGCCTTTGCCGACAGGATTCGGTCCGCGCTGCCATTGGTGTAGTACCGCAAGATTCGGTGCTGTTTAACGACACGTTACTCCACAATATACGCTATGGTCATTTTCAGGCATCTTCAGAAAATATTTCTAGGGCAGCACAACAGGCGGCGATTGACACATTTATTAATACGCTACCTGAAGGTTATGACACTATTGTCGGCGAACGCGGACTCAAATTGTCCGGCGGTGAAAAACAGCGAGTGGCGATTGCGCGGGCAATCCTCAAAAATCCTGTAATTTGCGTGTTTGACGAAGCTACCAGCGCTTTGGATTCACTGACTGAAAAAAGCATCCAACAAGCAATGAGTACGGTCTCCAGTACCCGTACCACGTTGGTTATCGCTCATCGCCTATCCACGGTAGCAGACGCTGATGAAATTTTTGTGTTGTCAGCAGGGCAAATTATTGAACACGGACAACATGAGCAGTTGTTGGCACAAAATGGCTTGTATACCGCTATGTGGCAGCAACAGCGCGATGACAGTGAACTGCAACATAACAAAGATATTTAGCAGCCACTTTGCGAGACAGCGCGGCGTGCCGCTGCTAGAGACTCCGGCGTTCCGGTATCGTGCCACAGCCCACCGTATATTTCACCATCTGCAAGCCGCTTAGCAATGGCAACTTTCAACAACGGCAACATAGCCTCCGGTTTGCCTATTTCTAACCCACTAAACAACACCGGATGATACACGCCAATACCGCTGTACGTGTATGTGTTCACCGCAGGCGGTAGCAACAAGTTGCTTTTTTCCAACGAAAAATCGCCACGCGGATGCGCCGGCGGATTATCTACTAAAATCAAATGACAGCATTTGTCGGCAGGCAATCGTGGTAGGTGAGCAAAATCATAATCACAAATAATGTCAGTATTCACACATAGAAAAGGATCATCTGCTGCCAACAAGCCACGTGCCAATGCCAATTTAATCCCACCAGCAGTTTCCAAGGGCTCCTCTTCCACAGAATAACGCAGGCGCACTCCAAAATCACTACCATCACCAAGTGATTGACAGATTTTGTCGCCCAAATGCGAAACGTTGATCGTTATATCAATAATTCCAGCCGCTTGTATTCGACATAAATGTCGTGAAATCAATGAATCGCCACCAACTTCTAATAGTGGTTTAGGAATAGTGTCAGTAAGCGGACGCAACCGAATGCCACGTCCGGCCGCCAAGAGCATTGCTTGCGAAATGCTCATGCTGACGGTGGTAGCGCGGTAGCCAAAGTACCCAACTGCGCCAATTCTGGAACTTCCTCACAAGCAACAAGTAAATGTTTTTGCACCAAGGGCATGTCAGATAAATAACCGACTTTGCCATCACGCTTGCACAACCGAGCAAAAATACCCAACACTTTGAGCGCACGTTGAGCACCGACAATGTTAAAGTCCCGCCAATACTCGTCAAATTTTTCGGGCAACGCAAGGCCGGCGGTAACAGCACTGCGCCAATACGCGTACAGCCACGTTTGCTGTTGTTCACGCGGCCATTCAATGTACGCATCGCGCAACAATGACACCATATCATATGCCGCCGAACCAACAACCGCATCCTGAAAATCTAGCACTCCCGGATTGCGCGCGCCGGATAATCGCATTAAATTACGGGCGTGAAAATCTCGGTGTACAACAACTTGCGGCTGCATTAATATTTTTTCTACAAGCCAAGCCGCAGCGTCATCAAATATCTCACGCTGATGACCATTTAACGGCATTTGCCGGTACCGCGCACAATACCAATCAGGATACAGCATGAGTTCCGCCATAAGCAAAGACGCATCATACGGTGGCGTGAGTCCACTGTCCGCCGACAACTGCTGCATAGTGATGAGTGTGCACCAAGCATCGGCGTACAGTTTGTCAGTGTCAACATTTTTTCGCAAACAATCAAGATACGTCGCATCACCAAAATCTTCCAACAGCGCCAGCCCTTGTACTTCATCGGCAGCGATAAGGGCAGGAACGGAAATATCGGCTTCAGCAAAAAAACTACGAACACGTAAAAAACGCCCAATATCTTCAGGCGGTGGCGAATCCATCAAAATAAATGCTTGTTCACCAGCATGCACGCGAAAATAACGGCGAAAACTGGCGTCGCCACAAAGCGGCACAACAGTGGCATTATCCAATACCTGTTGCACCCACGCCGTCAGACGACTATCTGCGGATGTTAGAATGTTTGCCTTTTTTCCCATTTTATGTCTTTTGCATATTTTATCCGATTGCCCGTCACCTGTTTAGCTGCCGCCGCGTTGTCGGTGCCGGCTGCCGACTTGCCGACGACGACACCGGGTGATGTACGCATAGAAGCACAACATATAAAAGGCAGCTCAACGCGCGGTCAAGCACACGGTGATGTCAAAGCCTGTTTTAGAGATTTCACGCTTAATACGGAAACGCTAGAATACGACCACGCTACCGATTTGTTGCAAGTACCATCAGCTTTTAAATTACAGTCACCTGATTATCTGCTACATGGTGATTCCTTACGCTATCAACCGCAAGCACAGCGCGGCACGGCACAAGCGGTAAATTTAGAAGCCGGCAGCTTGCAAATGACAAGTAGCGTGCTTTTTATAGAGCCTGATTATTATCGCGCAGAAAAGGCGGAAATAACTAGTTGTCCTGTCACCGCCCGTGACTGGTGGCTGGAAGCTAATGAACTGCGGTTGGATGCCGACAACATGGAAGGAAGACACATGCTACTACGCGCCAGCGGCATACCGCTAATTTACCTACCTCGCTTTTCGCTACCGATTGGTGATGCCAAGCGCAGTGGTTTTTTGTGGCCTGATGCAGACTACAGCAATAACGAAGGTTTTAGCATGAACGTACCGTATTATTGGTTTTTGGCAGAAAATTATGATGCGACTACCGAACTCGGTTGGTCGGGTAAACACGGTTTTTTACTTAAAAATAATTTTCGCTATCTAACTCCACAACATAGTGGCAACATGCAAGTGGACTGGTCACTGTTTACCAGTGAAAACCGCGGCAGGCAATATGTGAACCACGTATGGACGTCTTCAAACTGGCGGTTAGAATTAACTGCCGATAATGTTTCAGACTCGCGATACTTCCGTGATTTTAGTGATGATACGAATCTACTAGCTATACGCAACCTACCACGGCGGGCACGCTGGGAATATGTCGGTGACAATTGGCGATTTGGCGCTGCCGCCGAATCACTCAAAACGCTAGACACGCAACTGATACCTCCACATGATATTTTGCCGCAACTATGGGCACATTATGATGGTCGACTCGACGCTTATGCTTGGCGATCCGATTGGGAATACTCCAAATTCAAGCGCAATAATGATACACAACAGGAAGCCGACCGCTGGCTGTGGCGCACTGGTGCGTGGAAACAATTTGAAGTAGGAAATTGGCATATTCGTCCAGAAATAGGTTTTCACGCAGCTCTTTATGATTCGGATGGTGACAATACTGAAGATGCCCAATTTATAGTGCCTTATGGACTTATACGGGCAGATTCTGGATATCGCCCAACACCATGGCAACAAGAAGGAGCGAGTTATCAATGGCAATTGGCGTACGCCTATGCACCAGAAAATGCCCAACAACATCGCGCACCGTTGTTTGACACGGCATTACGGCGTTTTTCAGCCGGCGGCATTTATGATTGGAATCGTTTTAGCGGCGATGATCGCGCGGCGGATGCACATTGGTTGGCCTATGGCATTAACTTTCGTTGGTGGGACTTTGATACCACCCGCGAACTGGCATCACTAGAATTCGCACAACGTTATTATTTGCGACGCCCGAGAATTATCTTGCCCGATGAAAGCACACCACCATCAAGTGGTTTTGCTAATATTATTGTCGCGTTGCGTATCCGCGCAGCAGAAAGATGGCGACTGGAAGCTGACACCGAATGGAATACCGCCAATAGTACTTTTGAAAGCTCATACGCCGATACACGAGCAGATTTTGGCAACCGCCGCCTACTGCGTGTCGGAATGCTTATAGAAGAAGAAGAAAGCGTGCTAGCGGGTGGTTCAATGCCGCTCGGCAAACGTATGGATATCGCTTTTCTCTCCCGTTATTTGATGGATGCTGATACATTTGCCGAATCCGCCTTTGCCGTTGAACTGCGTGATGATTGTGATTGCTGGAAATTATTTTTTAAAGTAACCAATCACGGAGCCAGTAGCGGCGACAATAAAGTATCTTACAGTATTGGCGTTGAATTTTCTGGTTTGGGGAAAATTGGCAATAGTGGCTATGATAATATCGTTGATGATTTACGCTGACTCACCAACACACAATCCTAAAGACGGACTCCAAATGCGCATTCTACTACCCGTTTTTTGACTACTCATAACTTTCACAATCCCATAATAGATTATTTTATAGCTTTTATCGCATAAAAAAATAGTCATGACAAAGGAAAGAAAAAATCACTGGGAAACAATTTATCAAAGCAAAGAACCGCACCAACTCAGCTGGACGCAAGAAATTCCCCAAATATCGCTTGATTTTATTTATTTATTAAATTTGGATAAGGCCGCCGCCATTATTGACATCGGCGGTGGTAACAGCAATTTGGTAAACTTCTTGATTAACGACGGATATACAAATATCACTGTGTTGGATATTTCTGCTAAGGCACTTGATAAAACAAAAAAACGACTTGGCGACAGGGCGGAAACGGTTAACTGGATTGTCGGCGACGTAACGGAATTTGAACCGGCGACAATGTTTGATGTCTGGCATGACAGAGCAGCATTTCATTTTTTGACCACCAGAAAAGATATTGCCAAATATATCAAAATCACAAAAAAATGCGTAACTGGTCATATAATTATTGGAACTTTTTCAAAAAATGGCCCACGAAAATGTAGCGACCTTGACGTAAGACAATACAGTGAGGAAACACTGATAAACAAGTTCAAACATGAGTTTAAAAAAAATTGCTGCCGGACGAAAAAACATGTGACGCCTTTTGGCACAGCACAAGAATTTTTGTTTTGCTGTCTCAAAAGACAAAAGCCGCATACGAATTTCAACCTTTGAACAGCCGCTCTTTTAGAAATGACTGAACATATCTCCCAATTTCAAATTACTTTATTCATCCTATAGGAAAAATGTAACGAACGTTCGTCACGGCACACTTATCCAATCCTTAAAAAATGTTTTGATTTTTACACTTTATTAATTTGCCGAATACGGCGGTAATTTTTTGTGTGCTAATTGTTTTTTTAATATTGCATACTCTGGCAAACCCGTAGCATTGTACGTAGGATATGCCTCTCCCTTAATCAGCGGCGATAAATAACGACGACCGGCAGCGGTAATACAATATTGCTCGCGATTGAAATACGTTGTTGGCAGTTTGCGTTCGCGATTAGCGACTTTTTTGAGTGACGTCGCTTCCACACGCCAACGGTACGGTGAATCAGACAAACGACGAATAACTGGCGTATAAGCGTTTTTACCTTGTACCGCCAATTGCACGGCAACTTCTCCTACAGCAACAGCTTGCTTGGCATCAACTGCCGAAGCAATATGGCGAGCCGCACGCTGCATGTAATCCGCCACTCCCCAATGGCATTTATATCCCGCATGCTTTGCCACATCAGCAATAATAGGAGCCACGCCACCCAATTGATGATGCGCAAATTGATCTGTACCATCGGCGGAAAGAAAATTACCTTTACTATCACAAAGACCTTCTGACACGACTACTGCAGCATAACCGTATTTCTTTACACGACGGTGTAACGTAGCAACAAAATGAGCACGGCGCCAAGGCACCTCTGGCGGCAAAATCATCAACGCCCCACCACCCACCGGTACCGCCATACCGGCTGCCGCTGCCAGCCATCCAGCGTGACGCCCCATGACTTCCAATACAAACACTTTTGTAGAAGTCGCCGACATAGAAGCCACATCCAGCATTGTTTCAGCAATGCTAACCGCTACATATTTAGCTGCCGAGGGAAACCCCGGACAAGTATCCGTAGCAGCCAAATCATTGTCAATAGTTTTTGGCACGCCTACAACAACTAAAGGATAGTTTAGTGTACGGGCGGCAGCAGACAATTTCATCGCCGTGTCCGCAGAATCATTACCGCCGTTATACAAAAAATAACGAATATCGTGAGCAGCAAAGACGTCCATTAAACGCGCATACGGCACTAAGTCATCATTGGGATCAGGTAATTTAACACGACAAGAACCAAAGGCACCACCCGGCGTTTGTTCAAGTTGCCTCAGCGACTTTCCACTCTCATGCCAAGTTTCTATTAATTCTTCGTTCAACACACCTAAAATACCATTTTGAGCTGCATATACGCGATGAACAGCCGGTGTAGTTTTTGCCGCAGCAATTACGGCAGCCGCAGAAGTGTTAATAACAGCAGTTACACCACCCGATTGGGCGTAACATAGATTGTGTTTTTTCATTACCGCAATTTTTGAATTTCTTGAATTAACTGGTGCGTGATTTCCTCAATTTTCCTACCGCCATCACAACCGATAAAACGCACTCGTCCCTGTTCGGCAGCATCGCTATAATGCATTTTGAGCGGCGCTGTCTGAAGGCGGAATACTTCCAGTCGAGTGCGTACCGTATCTTCGTTATCGTCATCACGCCGCACCAAGGGTTCGCCAGTAATATCATCTTTTCCCGGAATTTTAGGCGGTGAAAATGTAACATGATATACGCGCCCAGACGCTGGATGCACACTCCGACCACACAGACGCAAAATAATGCTATCATCATCTAAATCTAAATCAACCACTACATCAGGCGCTGCTGGCGAATCGTCCAACGCTTGTGCCTGTGGCAATGTACGCGGAAAACCATCAAACAAACAACCGACGCGACAGTCATCGGATTGCGTCCGTATCCGAACTATTTCCAAAATAATCTCATCCGACACCAACTCACCAGAGTTCATGATTTGTTTAGCTTGCAAGCCTAATGTAGTTTGGCGGGAAATATTGTCACGCAACATATCACCGGTAGAAATACGTGCAAAACCAAAATATTCGCAAATTTTTTCTGCTTGCGTGCCTTTTCCCACACCCGGAGGTCCTAACAAAATAATACGCATAATATTCCTTTCATCACCACAATTTGGCTATGAATTATAACGGCTTTGCTATATGGAATGTGCGCCTCGGCCTACTCCTATTTAAAATCCTGAAAAAATCAGAGCTAAACGAATGTTTATTTTTCTTCTTTGGTGGAAGGTTTATCTGAAGCTTCGTCACTTTCCTGATTTTTATTATCTTCAGACGATGCTTTTGCACTTTTTGCTGCGCTTTTTGCAACCACCGCAGCTTCTTTCTCTTTTATCGTAGCAACCTGCGCGGCGATTTCTTCTTCCGCAGGCTTGTCCACAAGTTCTACCAATGCCATTGGCGCACAGTCACCACGACGATAACCGCTTTTAAGTACCCGAATATATCCTCCCGGGCGCTGTGCAAAACGCACACCTAAAATATCGAAAAGCTTACTTACCATTTCTCTATCTTGAAGGCGAGCATACGCTAAACGTCGGTTGTGGACACTGGGTTTTTTACCAAGCGTAATTAAAGGTTCTATAAAACGCCGTAACTCTTTGGCTCTTGCCAACGTTGTCTTAATTTGTTCATGACGAATTAATGCACCGCCAATATGGCGCATCATAGCGCGACGATGTGCGCCATCCGTAATATTGAGTTTGCGTGGACCGTGTCTGTGACGCATGATTATCTAGGGGCTTTCCAGCTTGATACTTCCACACCTAGACTCAAATCACGAGTAGCAAGTGCCTGTTTGATTTCCAAAAGCGACTTTCGGCCTAAATTTGGCATGCGCATAAGTTCTTTTTCTTCTCTCTG
This region of Candidatus Persebacteraceae bacterium Df01 genomic DNA includes:
- a CDS encoding 6-phosphofructokinase — protein: MKKHNLCYAQSGGVTAVINTSAAAVIAAAKTTPAVHRVYAAQNGILGVLNEELIETWHESGKSLRQLEQTPGGAFGSCRVKLPDPNDDLVPYARLMDVFAAHDIRYFLYNGGNDSADTAMKLSAAARTLNYPLVVVGVPKTIDNDLAATDTCPGFPSAAKYVAVSIAETMLDVASMSATSTKVFVLEVMGRHAGWLAAAAGMAVPVGGGALMILPPEVPWRRAHFVATLHRRVKKYGYAAVVVSEGLCDSKGNFLSADGTDQFAHHQLGGVAPIIADVAKHAGYKCHWGVADYMQRAARHIASAVDAKQAVAVGEVAVQLAVQGKNAYTPVIRRLSDSPYRWRVEATSLKKVANRERKLPTTYFNREQYCITAAGRRYLSPLIKGEAYPTYNATGLPEYAILKKQLAHKKLPPYSAN
- a CDS encoding class I SAM-dependent methyltransferase, which gives rise to MTKERKNHWETIYQSKEPHQLSWTQEIPQISLDFIYLLNLDKAAAIIDIGGGNSNLVNFLINDGYTNITVLDISAKALDKTKKRLGDRAETVNWIVGDVTEFEPATMFDVWHDRAAFHFLTTRKDIAKYIKITKKCVTGHIIIGTFSKNGPRKCSDLDVRQYSEETLINKFKHEFKKNCCRTKKHVTPFGTAQEFLFCCLKRQKPHTNFNL
- a CDS encoding ABC transporter ATP-binding protein/permease is translated as MSSANSAVPTRSTFATLATFWPYLWPSNDTILRRRAIIALFLLFLQQITALAVAPLLGKAVDVVGSSTFGMGLLATVIGGFVVARLLQQIFDELKHYVFARVAQRAIRSLALKTFRHLHALSLRFHLDRQTGGLSRVVERGVKSIELLLTFAAFHIFPTLLGIVLVCGVLWWKFDWRFALVSFVTLIGYAIYTIWITEWRLKFRRRMNAADEKANTRAIDSLLNYETVKYFGAEEKEATRYEKTLRVYEDAAIKNRTSLSLLNIGQGLLIACGLFVVMMLAGIGVAEERYTPGDFVVVYSYILQLYLPLNFLGSVYREIRQAVTDMDRMFSLLDEKQEVFDLPGAPAFIPAGGAIEFRNVRFGYGRGDVLNGVSFTVAAGNKVAIVGPSGSGKSTIARLLFRFYDPQNGTILIDDQDIRLCRQDSVRAAIGVVPQDSVLFNDTLLHNIRYGHFQASSENISRAAQQAAIDTFINTLPEGYDTIVGERGLKLSGGEKQRVAIARAILKNPVICVFDEATSALDSLTEKSIQQAMSTVSSTRTTLVIAHRLSTVADADEIFVLSAGQIIEHGQHEQLLAQNGLYTAMWQQQRDDSELQHNKDI
- the lptD gene encoding LPS assembly protein LptD, producing MSFAYFIRLPVTCLAAAALSVPAADLPTTTPGDVRIEAQHIKGSSTRGQAHGDVKACFRDFTLNTETLEYDHATDLLQVPSAFKLQSPDYLLHGDSLRYQPQAQRGTAQAVNLEAGSLQMTSSVLFIEPDYYRAEKAEITSCPVTARDWWLEANELRLDADNMEGRHMLLRASGIPLIYLPRFSLPIGDAKRSGFLWPDADYSNNEGFSMNVPYYWFLAENYDATTELGWSGKHGFLLKNNFRYLTPQHSGNMQVDWSLFTSENRGRQYVNHVWTSSNWRLELTADNVSDSRYFRDFSDDTNLLAIRNLPRRARWEYVGDNWRFGAAAESLKTLDTQLIPPHDILPQLWAHYDGRLDAYAWRSDWEYSKFKRNNDTQQEADRWLWRTGAWKQFEVGNWHIRPEIGFHAALYDSDGDNTEDAQFIVPYGLIRADSGYRPTPWQQEGASYQWQLAYAYAPENAQQHRAPLFDTALRRFSAGGIYDWNRFSGDDRAADAHWLAYGINFRWWDFDTTRELASLEFAQRYYLRRPRIILPDESTPPSSGFANIIVALRIRAAERWRLEADTEWNTANSTFESSYADTRADFGNRRLLRVGMLIEEEESVLAGGSMPLGKRMDIAFLSRYLMDADTFAESAFAVELRDDCDCWKLFFKVTNHGASSGDNKVSYSIGVEFSGLGKIGNSGYDNIVDDLR
- the adk gene encoding adenylate kinase, which gives rise to MRIILLGPPGVGKGTQAEKICEYFGFARISTGDMLRDNISRQTTLGLQAKQIMNSGELVSDEIILEIVRIRTQSDDCRVGCLFDGFPRTLPQAQALDDSPAAPDVVVDLDLDDDSIILRLCGRSVHPASGRVYHVTFSPPKIPGKDDITGEPLVRRDDDNEDTVRTRLEVFRLQTAPLKMHYSDAAEQGRVRFIGCDGGRKIEEITHQLIQEIQKLR
- a CDS encoding nucleotidyltransferase family protein yields the protein MSISQAMLLAAGRGIRLRPLTDTIPKPLLEVGGDSLISRHLCRIQAAGIIDITINVSHLGDKICQSLGDGSDFGVRLRYSVEEEPLETAGGIKLALARGLLAADDPFLCVNTDIICDYDFAHLPRLPADKCCHLILVDNPPAHPRGDFSLEKSNLLLPPAVNTYTYSGIGVYHPVLFSGLEIGKPEAMLPLLKVAIAKRLADGEIYGGLWHDTGTPESLAAARRAVSQSGC
- a CDS encoding phosphotransferase; translation: MGKKANILTSADSRLTAWVQQVLDNATVVPLCGDASFRRYFRVHAGEQAFILMDSPPPEDIGRFLRVRSFFAEADISVPALIAADEVQGLALLEDFGDATYLDCLRKNVDTDKLYADAWCTLITMQQLSADSGLTPPYDASLLMAELMLYPDWYCARYRQMPLNGHQREIFDDAAAWLVEKILMQPQVVVHRDFHARNLMRLSGARNPGVLDFQDAVVGSAAYDMVSLLRDAYIEWPREQQQTWLYAYWRSAVTAGLALPEKFDEYWRDFNIVGAQRALKVLGIFARLCKRDGKVGYLSDMPLVQKHLLVACEEVPELAQLGTLATALPPSA